Genomic segment of Synechococcus sp. A15-28:
CACACGGCAGTTGAAAGCTGCATTCTTCTCGGCCTTCTTAATTCGATTACATGTGATTACATTGCCAGGCAAAAAGTCGGTGGAGTCCACCTGACTTTCTTCATCCTTAGACAACTCGCAATACCTTCTCTTTATGGCATACCTAAAGGCTTAGGTTTCGAGTTGGCGAAGCGTGTAGCCGGCATTAGCTGCCATAGCAAAGATATGTTCGAACTTAGAGAAGAAATATCCTCTGATCTGCAACTGACTCTTATTCCCTTTGGGCACCCGCGGCTTGTTGCACGGGCTGAGATTGAAGCCATTGCTGCCAAGATCTACGGCCTAACAAGGGATGAGTTGCGTTACATCCTTGATCCCACTGATGTAATGGGGCCCGATTACCCTAGTGAGACCTTCAGGGTGCTCAAGAAAAATGAAATACGTGAGTTTGGTGAATATCGAACTCAACGGTTAGTACTCGAGGCGTGGGATCGCCTATTCGGGAACTGATATGGCGGTCGTCTCTCTGCCAGCAAGAGCTGCCATTCACCAAGTAGTTACAGCTCTGCGATCCGCAGATTCACTCCATCCCAACGGCGACACGGTTTTCCTCTCTTTTGCCGATGTTCCGTCGATCGACGTCTTGGCTTTCCTCGGTGCCTGGGGCCTGATGACTCGGAGCTCTGGCACCACCATCAAACTGCGGGGAGAAGCCAAAACACTCGCGGCGCTTCAGCTGATGGGATTCCATCAGCTTCTCGATATTCCACCTTCAAGCACCAAAGCCAACGTTCAACCTGCCAAGGCATCCACGGTTGGCATGCTGCCCCTCTCACCAATTGCCACGGAAGAACAGCAATACGAAGCCGTTGATGCCATCTGCGCTATCGCCCTGGCCGCCATCGACAACGCCGCCGCGTTCATCCCAGCCCTGGAATGGCTGGCCAACGAAATCCTCGGCAACATCCTTACCCACGCAGCATCAGAAACACCCGGCGTGGTCTGCGCTCAGTACCGCCCCAAGCAGCAACGCTTCGAGATCGGCATCTGCGACATGGGTCGGGGGCTGCTGGGATCCTTACAACCCGCGTTCCCAGAGGTACGTAGCTACGGCCAGGCAATTGACAAAGCGATCGAGCGCGGCGCGACTCGTGATCCCGCTATCGGTCAGGGCAATGGCATGGCCGGCTCCTTCGAGATCGTGCGCCTCAACGGCGGCACCTATCAGATCTGGACCGGTGATGTCGTCTACGAACTCAACAAAGGCAAGCGCCGCCCCGGTTTCCAGGCCATGCCGTCTGTCCTCGGGACAGGAGTGATGTTCTCGCTCGACACCAGCAAACCCGTTGATCTCGCCAGCACCTGGATCGCCTCCAATTCAGGGGTGGAATGCCTCTTCCTCAATCTCCTCACGGAATCCGCCAGCGACAGCGGACTCGATGTCGCCGCTGAATGTCTCCACACCGGTGGGCGCGCCCCCGCCAAGCTGCTGCGCCGGAAAATCCAGGGGTTGCTGCCTGCCATGGAGGGCGAACCGCTGATCCTTGATTTCTCAGGTGTGAAATCAGCAGCCAGCAGCTTCCTCGATGAGCTGCTTGGTCGGCTCGCTGCAGAAGACCCGCGCGGGCAGGCGATCTTCGATGGAGCAGTGCGCATTCAAGGGATGAATCCCACTGTGCAAGCCATGGCCAATGTGGTGGTGGCGCAGCGGTTGAGGGGGTCGGTGCAAGCCCAATAAACCTTGCCCATTAGGGCATCACTCCCCCGCCTGAATCTCACGCACCACCTCATCGATCTGATCACTCAGATCAATCTCACCGTTCTGGCCAGCCAGCTCAGCAAAACAGCGCCCCTGTGGCAACAAACGGCTCTGCGCTGAACCCACCGCCGCGTTGAAGCTCTTGTTCAGGCGATTCAAATGGCTGCCGATGTCGTTGAACTTGTGGAGCAAGATCAAAAAGTCGACCAGAGCAAATCCGAAATTAAAGAGCCCTTCAGGAACACAACTCCACTCCAGA
This window contains:
- a CDS encoding STAS-like domain-containing protein, with the translated sequence MTRSSGTTIKLRGEAKTLAALQLMGFHQLLDIPPSSTKANVQPAKASTVGMLPLSPIATEEQQYEAVDAICAIALAAIDNAAAFIPALEWLANEILGNILTHAASETPGVVCAQYRPKQQRFEIGICDMGRGLLGSLQPAFPEVRSYGQAIDKAIERGATRDPAIGQGNGMAGSFEIVRLNGGTYQIWTGDVVYELNKGKRRPGFQAMPSVLGTGVMFSLDTSKPVDLASTWIASNSGVECLFLNLLTESASDSGLDVAAECLHTGGRAPAKLLRRKIQGLLPAMEGEPLILDFSGVKSAASSFLDELLGRLAAEDPRGQAIFDGAVRIQGMNPTVQAMANVVVAQRLRGSVQAQ